From one Formosa sediminum genomic stretch:
- a CDS encoding BatD family protein produces the protein MVAKFKIAFVLFLFGYSFGYAQHLISYVSVNHNEAYIGQPIQMTVSVYTSTWFTTGVDLGNIQVEGALTVYFRSVSNTRTFSGKQYSGVDFIYNVFPTQEGTITIPEIEIHVESPASGGYKGIAHVIHTKPKPITVKSVPLGYSPDNWLVSSSLQVNEKWNGDAKHVKVGDVLQRTISRTASGTLGEFIPAVSWDSITGVSIYPKRPSVDTHKTKTYVSASREDGANYLFEKEGTVTLPRIEFVYWNNSTGKFYNKYIDSLTIEVAPNPDLSMLAGIKKQLEAETQVEAEAEQPFLILGLPVKTFIKYLVLGVLFLYVLYRYLPWIYRKLKTQYSNYHASETYAFKKAMTAVNGQNSYKVLNLLKIWLLKLDAHIPSMQAFIATYGNETLQKEYNLLELQMVGGNASAFNSTTFKTEFKAARKRYLNHEKKSVVKTVKVSNGWLNPTSSQEKY, from the coding sequence ATGGTAGCAAAATTTAAAATAGCATTCGTTTTGTTTTTGTTCGGATATTCGTTTGGATATGCGCAACATCTCATTAGTTATGTTAGTGTTAATCATAATGAGGCGTATATTGGGCAGCCAATACAAATGACGGTGTCTGTATATACAAGTACTTGGTTTACTACTGGAGTCGATTTGGGTAATATTCAGGTTGAGGGTGCTTTAACGGTCTATTTTAGATCAGTATCAAATACAAGAACCTTTAGTGGGAAACAGTATTCAGGAGTCGATTTTATTTATAATGTTTTTCCTACCCAAGAAGGCACTATTACCATTCCCGAGATTGAAATTCATGTGGAATCTCCAGCTAGTGGAGGGTATAAAGGGATTGCTCATGTTATTCACACAAAACCAAAACCTATTACTGTAAAAAGCGTGCCTTTAGGATATAGTCCAGATAATTGGTTAGTGTCTAGTTCGCTACAAGTAAATGAGAAGTGGAATGGAGATGCAAAACATGTTAAAGTGGGAGATGTGTTACAACGTACTATTTCTAGAACGGCATCTGGTACGTTGGGAGAGTTTATTCCTGCTGTAAGTTGGGATAGCATTACGGGTGTTAGTATTTATCCTAAACGCCCTTCGGTAGATACTCATAAAACCAAGACTTATGTTTCGGCGAGTCGTGAAGATGGAGCTAATTATTTGTTCGAGAAAGAAGGTACAGTAACGTTACCTAGAATAGAATTTGTCTATTGGAATAACAGCACTGGCAAGTTCTATAATAAGTATATAGACTCTTTAACTATAGAGGTTGCACCTAATCCAGACTTAAGTATGTTGGCTGGTATTAAAAAACAGTTAGAGGCCGAAACTCAAGTAGAAGCCGAAGCAGAACAGCCATTTTTAATTTTAGGATTACCTGTTAAGACGTTTATCAAATACTTAGTATTAGGTGTTTTATTTTTGTATGTACTTTATAGATATTTACCTTGGATTTACAGAAAATTAAAAACCCAATATAGTAATTATCATGCTTCTGAGACATATGCTTTTAAAAAGGCGATGACAGCTGTAAATGGACAAAATTCTTATAAGGTTTTAAATTTACTTAAAATATGGTTACTCAAGTTAGATGCGCATATACCAAGTATGCAAGCGTTTATTGCTACCTATGGTAATGAAACCTTGCAGAAAGAATATAATTTGCTAGAATTGCAAATGGTAGGAGGGAATGCATCTGCATTTAATAGTACTACATTTAAAACAGAATTTAAAGCAGCAAGAAAGCGTTATTTAAACCATGAAAAAAAGAGCGTTGTTAAAACTGTAAAAGTTTCAAATGGATGGTTAAATCCAACGTCATCTCAAGAGAAATATTAG
- a CDS encoding VWA domain-containing protein has product MEIWKDIDWDKFHFLRAEYLWYGFPVAIVILLCILCYGDSNAWKKHIAKHLQPYVIQKGTTWKSRLIYGFVFFVFAIAFVGFLGPTWSEKKAPTKKVASKLVIALDLSQSMLTTDVSPNRLERAKFKIHDFLEANPRAETALIVFAASTHTVIPFTTDYKIISDNLDGLHPHMMPQRGTGFRMLLQKLDTLFEGNKAPGKVLLFTDDLADVDPPAMSAFVQEHNVALNIYPMATPSGGTVPSFYNHKVALKDGGKIVNSILNADKVSALQGIEGIKVLDMTLDKSDVTLLAKDISEHLIFEEKPKTEDEDWEDRGYWLVIPVCILFLLCFRKGWSLLSIFLVLTLSSCTSDNTSKKTKESAFQFKDLWYTKAYQAQQEYDAKDYLNAAEDFKDPMRKGVSYYKGGNYTKAKEAFLKDSTASGQYNLGLTYVKLGDLEQAKAVFEQVVKHNPEMAQAQQNLTSVEEAMAKKSGMSAEESKVEDGKPNAKNKKNDSMEDLSGGGQKATKKQMEKERMEEEVATGKRKGKELDELPDDFKSGKGDIPKNILMRKVDDDPALFLTRKFKYQIKKQQVETEDTQTTW; this is encoded by the coding sequence ATGGAGATTTGGAAGGACATAGATTGGGATAAATTCCATTTTTTACGAGCCGAATATCTTTGGTATGGGTTTCCTGTTGCCATAGTTATTCTCTTATGTATCCTATGTTATGGCGATAGTAATGCTTGGAAAAAACATATAGCAAAACATTTACAACCCTATGTGATACAAAAAGGGACAACCTGGAAATCTAGACTTATTTATGGTTTTGTATTCTTTGTTTTTGCTATAGCATTTGTTGGATTTTTAGGTCCAACTTGGAGTGAGAAAAAAGCACCTACAAAAAAGGTGGCTTCTAAATTAGTGATTGCTCTAGATTTATCGCAAAGTATGCTTACCACCGATGTGTCTCCTAACCGTTTGGAACGCGCTAAATTTAAAATACACGATTTTTTAGAAGCTAATCCTAGAGCGGAGACAGCCTTAATTGTTTTTGCAGCTTCTACCCATACTGTTATACCTTTTACAACAGACTATAAAATTATTTCAGATAATTTAGATGGACTACACCCGCATATGATGCCACAACGCGGTACTGGATTCAGAATGTTACTTCAAAAATTAGATACCTTATTTGAGGGTAACAAAGCGCCTGGAAAAGTGTTGTTATTTACAGATGATTTAGCCGATGTAGATCCGCCTGCTATGAGTGCTTTTGTTCAAGAACATAATGTAGCTTTAAATATATATCCTATGGCTACGCCTTCAGGCGGAACAGTGCCATCTTTTTATAATCATAAAGTTGCTCTAAAGGATGGTGGTAAAATTGTGAACTCTATACTTAATGCAGACAAAGTAAGTGCATTACAAGGTATTGAAGGGATAAAGGTTTTAGATATGACTTTAGATAAAAGTGATGTAACTTTATTAGCAAAAGATATTAGTGAGCATTTAATTTTTGAAGAAAAACCAAAAACAGAAGACGAAGATTGGGAAGATAGAGGCTATTGGCTTGTAATTCCTGTATGTATCTTATTTTTATTGTGTTTTAGAAAGGGGTGGAGCTTACTTAGTATTTTTCTGGTATTAACTTTGTCTTCTTGTACTTCAGACAATACTAGTAAGAAAACAAAAGAGTCAGCATTTCAGTTTAAAGATTTATGGTATACCAAAGCCTATCAGGCACAACAAGAGTACGATGCTAAAGATTATTTAAACGCAGCAGAAGATTTTAAAGACCCAATGCGTAAAGGAGTGTCCTATTATAAAGGTGGTAATTATACTAAGGCTAAGGAGGCTTTTCTTAAAGATAGTACTGCTAGTGGTCAATATAATTTAGGATTAACCTATGTGAAATTAGGAGATTTAGAACAAGCAAAAGCTGTATTTGAACAAGTTGTAAAGCACAACCCTGAAATGGCGCAAGCACAACAAAATTTAACTAGTGTAGAAGAGGCTATGGCAAAAAAATCTGGCATGTCTGCAGAAGAAAGTAAGGTTGAAGACGGAAAACCAAATGCTAAGAATAAGAAAAACGATTCTATGGAGGACCTTAGTGGAGGTGGACAAAAAGCCACTAAGAAGCAAATGGAGAAAGAACGAATGGAGGAAGAGGTAGCTACAGGAAAACGTAAAGGAAAGGAATTAGATGAGTTGCCAGACGATTTTAAATCGGGTAAAGGCGATATTCCTAAAAATATATTAATGCGCAAAGTAGACGATGATCCGGCTTTATTTTTAACTCGGAAATTTAAATATCAAATTAAAAAGCAACAAGTAGAGACAGAAGATACACAAACAACATGGTAG